One region of Microbacterium rhizosphaerae genomic DNA includes:
- the istA gene encoding IS21 family transposase yields the protein MGLVRVELFARIRRDARIEGLSIRELARRHGVHRRTVRQALESAKPPGRKPRQQAAPKLDAVRDLIDGMLQQDIDAPRKQRQTATRIWHRLLDEHAAQVGYPTVRDYVRVRRPEILGIVPIAKAMVPQLHLPGAEAEVDFGEVWVILAGVKTKCFMFAYRLSHSGRAVHRVYPTQALEAFLEGHIDAFEETGGVPTGQIKYDNLSPAVSTVLSGRARVETARWALFRSHYGFDAFYCEPGVDGAHEKGGIEGEVGRFRRTWLSPMPVVDSLAELNARIRDWDLRDENRRIGQKITTVAHDYLIDRDALRSLPRARFDPGLELYPMVDRSGLLTVRQAKYSVPVRFIGRRLRVSLRASELVVFDGRAQVARHERVTVRYGQSVELDHYLEVLKFKPGALAGSSVLASARTACAFTTEHEAFWAESRKVNGDASGTRELIDVLLLHRTLPDRAVLAGIRAALTVGSVLADVVAIEARRAAAIALEDSDTSFAVVEELPKVVSLTQRRLADPAAVIAGLPNDTRPLPSVAGYDELLTKRSAKQAAVPTSEEVSGA from the coding sequence ATGGGGTTGGTCAGGGTGGAGTTGTTCGCGCGGATTCGGCGTGATGCGAGGATCGAGGGGCTCTCGATCCGGGAGCTCGCGCGTAGGCATGGCGTGCACCGCAGAACGGTGCGGCAGGCGCTCGAATCCGCAAAGCCGCCGGGGAGGAAGCCCCGGCAGCAGGCGGCGCCGAAGCTTGATGCGGTGCGCGATCTGATCGACGGGATGCTGCAGCAGGACATTGACGCGCCGCGCAAGCAACGTCAGACCGCAACCCGGATCTGGCACCGGCTACTCGATGAGCACGCCGCGCAGGTCGGCTACCCGACAGTGCGGGACTACGTGCGCGTTCGCCGTCCGGAGATCCTGGGAATCGTGCCGATCGCGAAGGCGATGGTGCCGCAGCTGCACCTACCCGGCGCGGAGGCAGAGGTCGATTTCGGCGAGGTATGGGTGATCCTGGCCGGAGTGAAGACGAAGTGCTTCATGTTTGCATACCGGCTCTCCCACTCCGGGCGGGCGGTGCATCGCGTGTATCCAACCCAGGCGCTGGAGGCGTTCTTGGAAGGGCATATCGACGCGTTCGAAGAGACTGGCGGCGTGCCCACCGGGCAGATCAAGTACGACAATCTGTCACCCGCCGTCTCCACGGTCCTCTCCGGGCGGGCACGCGTCGAGACCGCGCGGTGGGCGTTATTTCGCTCGCACTACGGGTTCGACGCGTTCTACTGCGAACCCGGCGTCGACGGCGCGCACGAGAAGGGCGGTATCGAGGGCGAGGTCGGCCGGTTCCGGCGCACGTGGCTCTCGCCCATGCCCGTGGTGGACTCGCTCGCGGAGCTGAACGCGCGCATCCGCGATTGGGACCTTCGGGACGAGAACCGCCGGATCGGGCAGAAGATTACCACCGTCGCCCACGACTACCTGATCGACCGGGACGCGCTGCGGTCGCTGCCGCGGGCACGTTTCGACCCAGGCCTGGAGTTGTATCCGATGGTGGATCGGTCGGGGCTGCTGACGGTTCGGCAGGCGAAGTACTCGGTGCCTGTTAGGTTCATCGGCCGCCGGTTGCGGGTGTCGCTGCGGGCCTCCGAGCTGGTCGTCTTCGACGGGCGCGCCCAGGTCGCCCGTCACGAACGCGTCACCGTCCGATACGGGCAATCCGTCGAACTGGACCACTACCTCGAGGTCCTGAAGTTCAAGCCCGGCGCTCTCGCCGGCTCCTCCGTACTCGCCTCAGCCCGCACGGCTTGCGCGTTCACGACCGAGCACGAGGCGTTCTGGGCCGAGTCCCGCAAAGTCAATGGCGACGCCTCGGGCACCCGGGAGCTGATCGACGTGCTCCTGCTGCACCGGACGCTTCCGGACCGGGCGGTGCTCGCCGGGATTAGGGCCGCACTCACCGTCGGGTCAGTGCTCGCAGACGTGGTGGCGATCGAGGCCCGCCGCGCTGCCGCCATCGCCCTCGAGGATAGCGACACCTCGTTCGCCGTGGTCGAGGAGCTGCCGAAGGTGGTGTCGCTCACGCAGCGGCGGCTGGCAGACCCGGCGGCGGTGATCGCCGGGCTCCCCAACGACACCCGGCCACTGCCGTCCGTTGCCGGGTACGACGAGCTGTTGACCAAGCGGAGCGCCAAGCAAGCGGCCGTCCCCACGAGTGAGGAAGTGAGCGGAGCATGA
- the eno gene encoding phosphopyruvate hydratase, producing the protein MTDTIAAVCARRVWDSRGLPTIEVEVRTSSGARGQGIAPAGASTGRREARELRDGGDRLGGCDVIRAVELAISVVGPRITGIDVHDQEAVDAILARMGPEVGGNTTTAASLAVLHAAGASRGIPAWAVLDAAPRWMPRPQIQIIGGGAHAAHRTAVQDFMVLPLSPTRIADAFFEVAEVYRAVGAVLAERGPRRGVADEGGHWPEVTGTEDALDLLVAGIERAGLVPGVDMAISLDIAATQFASADGYGVGDRSYDTADWIAELDRLCRAYPISTIEDPAGEDDARGMRRAVATLGDTAVVVGDDYLVTDADRIEAAARDEAVQAALIKVNQVGTVTGAARAVAAARANDLSVIVSARSGETEDVSVAHLATGWGADIVKVGSITRGERTAKWNELIRIDEALGGLPLAPAP; encoded by the coding sequence ATGACTGACACCATCGCCGCCGTGTGCGCCCGTCGGGTCTGGGACTCGCGCGGGCTTCCGACCATCGAGGTCGAGGTGCGCACGAGCAGCGGCGCCCGAGGGCAGGGCATCGCACCCGCGGGAGCATCGACGGGTCGCCGGGAGGCACGGGAACTGCGCGACGGCGGCGACCGGCTCGGCGGATGCGACGTCATCCGCGCGGTCGAGCTCGCGATCTCGGTCGTCGGACCTCGGATCACAGGCATCGACGTCCACGATCAGGAGGCGGTCGACGCGATCCTCGCCCGGATGGGCCCCGAGGTCGGCGGCAACACGACGACCGCGGCGTCGCTCGCGGTGCTCCATGCCGCCGGCGCGAGCCGCGGCATCCCCGCGTGGGCGGTGCTGGATGCCGCGCCCCGCTGGATGCCCCGACCGCAGATCCAGATCATCGGGGGCGGGGCGCATGCGGCGCACCGCACGGCCGTCCAGGACTTCATGGTGCTGCCCCTCAGTCCCACGCGGATCGCGGACGCGTTCTTCGAGGTCGCCGAGGTCTATCGCGCCGTGGGCGCCGTCCTCGCCGAACGCGGCCCGCGCCGTGGCGTCGCCGACGAGGGCGGGCACTGGCCGGAGGTCACCGGCACCGAGGATGCACTGGACCTCCTGGTCGCGGGTATCGAACGTGCCGGGCTGGTTCCCGGTGTCGACATGGCGATCTCGCTCGACATCGCGGCGACGCAGTTCGCGTCCGCCGACGGCTACGGGGTCGGCGATCGCTCGTACGACACGGCCGACTGGATCGCCGAGCTCGATCGGCTCTGCCGCGCCTACCCGATCTCCACCATCGAAGACCCGGCGGGCGAGGACGACGCCCGAGGCATGCGGCGGGCGGTCGCGACCCTGGGCGACACCGCGGTCGTGGTCGGCGACGACTACCTCGTCACCGACGCGGATCGGATCGAGGCGGCTGCGCGCGACGAGGCCGTCCAGGCGGCGCTCATCAAGGTCAACCAGGTGGGGACCGTGACGGGCGCGGCGCGCGCTGTTGCGGCCGCGCGAGCGAACGACCTGTCGGTCATCGTCTCGGCGCGCTCCGGCGAGACGGAGGATGTGTCGGTCGCACATCTGGCCACCGGCTGGGGCGCCGACATCGTGAAGGTCGGCTCGATCACCCGCGGCGAGCGCACCGCGAAATGGAACGAGCTGATCCGCATCGACGAGGCCCTCGGCGGGCTGCCCCTCGCCCCTGCACCCTGA
- a CDS encoding SDR family NAD(P)-dependent oxidoreductase — translation MSTNLDGLVAIVTGGASGIGAAIAARLRAGGARVAVFDLNPDEAKEADAAIRVDVTDDASVVAGVAAVVARFGRIDIVVNNAGIGAQGDIAANSDEEWHRVWDINVVGMARVSRAALPHLRKSPAAAICNTSSIAATAGLPQRVLYSATKGAVLSMTQAMAADHLREGIRVNAVNPGTADTPWIGRLLSSADDPAAERAALEARQPHGRLVSADEVAEAVAYLVSPMAGSTTGASIAVDGGMQGLRLRPE, via the coding sequence ATGAGCACGAATCTCGACGGCCTGGTCGCGATCGTCACCGGGGGCGCCTCCGGGATCGGCGCCGCCATCGCGGCGCGACTGCGCGCGGGCGGCGCCCGCGTCGCGGTCTTCGATCTCAACCCGGACGAGGCGAAGGAGGCGGATGCCGCGATCCGGGTCGACGTCACCGACGACGCATCCGTCGTGGCCGGCGTGGCCGCGGTCGTCGCCCGGTTCGGCCGGATCGACATCGTCGTGAACAACGCAGGAATCGGTGCACAGGGTGACATCGCCGCGAACAGCGACGAGGAATGGCACCGCGTGTGGGACATCAACGTGGTCGGCATGGCACGCGTCTCGCGCGCGGCTCTGCCGCACCTGCGGAAGTCTCCGGCCGCGGCGATCTGCAACACCTCGTCGATCGCTGCGACGGCGGGCCTCCCCCAGCGCGTCCTCTACAGCGCGACGAAGGGCGCCGTGCTCTCGATGACCCAGGCGATGGCGGCCGACCATCTGCGCGAGGGGATCAGGGTCAACGCGGTCAATCCGGGCACAGCCGACACCCCGTGGATCGGGCGCCTCCTCAGCTCCGCAGACGACCCGGCGGCGGAGCGCGCGGCCCTCGAGGCTCGCCAGCCGCACGGACGACTCGTGTCCGCCGACGAGGTCGCCGAGGCCGTGGCCTACCTCGTCAGCCCGATGGCCGGCTCGACGACGGGCGCCTCGATCGCCGTCGACGGAGGGATGCAGGGGCTCCGCCTCCGCCCCGAGTAG
- a CDS encoding FadR/GntR family transcriptional regulator: protein MAVTDEAILKIREMITSGELAPGDRLPPEKDLSERLGLSRNSLREAVKALEVIRILDVRRGDGTYVTSLEPRLLLEALSFVVDLHTDRSVLEIFAVRRILEPAATALATRAVSEEEVEKLSAVLASIDPEGSIEDLVEHDLAFHQTIAEFSGNEYLSRLLESMSGGTVRARVWRGITQHGASERTIAEHAAILAAMRAHDAELASALALAHVAGIEQWLRAAVQANPVVPGS, encoded by the coding sequence ATGGCCGTCACGGACGAAGCGATCCTGAAGATCCGGGAGATGATCACCTCCGGGGAGCTGGCGCCGGGGGACCGCCTGCCGCCCGAGAAGGATCTCAGCGAGCGCCTCGGCCTCTCCCGCAACTCGCTGCGCGAGGCGGTGAAGGCGCTGGAGGTGATCCGCATCCTCGATGTCCGTCGCGGTGACGGTACCTATGTCACGAGTCTCGAGCCTCGCCTGCTGCTCGAGGCGCTCTCGTTCGTCGTTGACCTGCACACCGACCGCTCGGTGCTCGAGATCTTCGCCGTCCGCCGCATCCTGGAGCCCGCGGCGACGGCACTCGCCACCCGGGCGGTCAGCGAGGAGGAGGTCGAGAAGCTCAGCGCGGTCCTCGCATCCATCGACCCGGAAGGCTCGATCGAGGACCTCGTCGAGCACGATCTCGCTTTCCACCAGACGATCGCCGAGTTCTCGGGCAACGAGTACCTGAGCCGACTGCTCGAGTCGATGTCCGGCGGCACGGTCCGGGCGCGTGTCTGGCGCGGCATCACCCAGCACGGCGCCAGCGAGCGCACGATCGCCGAGCACGCGGCGATCCTCGCTGCCATGCGCGCGCACGACGCAGAGCTGGCGTCCGCCTTGGCCCTGGCGCATGTCGCGGGCATCGAACAGTGGCTGCGTGCAGCCGTCCAGGCCAATCCTGTTGTGCCGGGCTCTTGA
- a CDS encoding L-rhamnose mutarotase gives MRVALHSMVRPGAVDEYRVHHAAIPDDLVALFERAGIHDWSIWRSGDRLFHLVDCDDFDAAIRVVDSDPANEAWQSVIGRYVAGFLGPDGEDAFAPLEPIWSLGAQRSGA, from the coding sequence ATGAGAGTCGCCCTGCATTCGATGGTCCGTCCCGGCGCGGTCGACGAGTACCGCGTGCATCATGCCGCCATCCCCGACGATCTCGTGGCGCTGTTCGAGCGCGCAGGGATCCACGACTGGTCGATCTGGCGCTCGGGCGACCGCCTCTTCCACCTGGTCGACTGCGACGACTTCGACGCCGCGATTCGTGTGGTCGACAGCGACCCGGCCAATGAGGCGTGGCAAAGCGTCATCGGGCGGTATGTCGCGGGCTTCCTCGGGCCGGACGGCGAGGATGCTTTCGCGCCGCTCGAGCCGATCTGGTCGCTGGGCGCACAGCGGAGCGGCGCGTGA
- a CDS encoding amidohydrolase family protein: MSIVDAHVHVWDPRVLTYPWLRDAGAAAAPHLPVAIDRAHGQSTRMVFVQADCLPEQSVAEVRWVAESAWPELAGVVAAADLRDTALGDRLDELGSAGPLRGIRHLLQGEAVERFEEPALRRGLETLAARDLPFDACVRHEQLGALADLLERVPALRVVLDHIGKPPVADGIDSARGRAWRTGIERIAALPGAYVKLSGLIPEAPDERTLRRNGPAFVRAALAAFGPDRAMLGSDWPVSGIWGPDIGFAAWVDLVREQTPDGASWDAVATASATRFYRLDATA, translated from the coding sequence GTGAGCATCGTCGACGCCCACGTGCATGTGTGGGATCCGCGCGTGCTCACCTATCCGTGGCTGAGGGATGCCGGCGCCGCCGCGGCGCCGCACCTGCCGGTCGCCATCGATCGCGCCCACGGGCAGTCGACGCGCATGGTGTTCGTGCAGGCGGACTGCCTCCCCGAGCAGAGCGTCGCGGAAGTGCGCTGGGTCGCGGAGTCGGCGTGGCCGGAACTGGCCGGTGTCGTCGCGGCCGCAGACCTGCGGGACACGGCCCTTGGCGACCGACTCGACGAGCTCGGATCGGCGGGACCCCTCCGCGGCATCCGGCACCTCCTGCAGGGGGAGGCCGTCGAACGCTTTGAGGAGCCGGCACTGCGACGCGGGCTGGAGACGCTCGCGGCGCGCGACCTGCCGTTCGACGCCTGCGTGCGGCACGAGCAGCTCGGAGCGCTGGCCGACCTCCTGGAGCGGGTGCCCGCCCTGCGCGTCGTGCTCGACCACATCGGCAAGCCGCCCGTGGCGGACGGCATCGACAGTGCGCGGGGCCGTGCCTGGCGCACCGGGATCGAGCGCATCGCTGCGCTCCCCGGCGCGTACGTGAAGCTCTCGGGCCTCATCCCCGAGGCGCCCGACGAGAGGACCCTCCGTCGCAACGGGCCGGCCTTCGTGCGGGCAGCGCTCGCGGCGTTCGGGCCGGATCGTGCGATGCTCGGCAGCGACTGGCCGGTGAGCGGCATCTGGGGACCCGATATCGGCTTCGCGGCGTGGGTGGACCTCGTCCGAGAGCAGACGCCCGACGGCGCGTCGTGGGATGCGGTGGCGACGGCGTCTGCGACCCGCTTCTACCGTCTCGACGCCACCGCGTGA
- a CDS encoding aldo/keto reductase, which produces MAAIGGGIVTADIGPLGFGGASIGNLYRAVPDERASETLHAAWDAGIRYFDTAPHYGLGLSERRLGAFLREKPRDEYVLSTKVGRLLVPNADHDGGRDLANGFDVPDDLVRRFDPSASGIRRSLEDSLERLGLDRIDILYLHDPDAYDLEWGLREGLPALAALRDEGVVTQIGVGVNDPAVATRAVREGDLDLVMIAGRYTLLEQPALVDLFPACAERGVRIVDAAVFNSGLLATDDPGADAHYDYGAVPDATLARARLLADCCREFGVELPAAALRYPLRHPLVATVVVGTSRPEAVVENARRMAADIPESLWAELEARGLIPASEPQGEPASG; this is translated from the coding sequence GTGGCGGCGATCGGCGGCGGCATCGTGACGGCCGACATCGGCCCGCTCGGCTTCGGCGGCGCCTCGATCGGCAATCTGTACCGCGCGGTCCCGGACGAGCGCGCGTCCGAGACGCTGCACGCGGCGTGGGATGCCGGCATCCGCTACTTCGACACGGCTCCCCACTACGGACTGGGGCTGTCCGAGCGCCGGCTCGGCGCATTCCTCCGCGAGAAGCCGCGGGACGAGTACGTCCTCTCGACGAAGGTCGGGCGCCTGCTGGTCCCGAACGCCGACCACGACGGCGGGCGCGACCTGGCGAACGGGTTCGATGTGCCGGACGACCTCGTCCGGCGGTTCGATCCCAGCGCGTCCGGCATCCGGCGCAGCCTCGAGGACTCCCTCGAGAGGCTCGGGCTCGACCGCATCGACATCCTCTACCTGCACGACCCCGACGCGTACGACCTCGAGTGGGGCCTGCGCGAAGGGCTGCCGGCCCTCGCCGCGTTGCGCGACGAAGGCGTCGTCACCCAGATCGGGGTCGGCGTCAACGATCCGGCCGTGGCCACCCGCGCCGTGCGGGAGGGCGACCTCGACCTCGTCATGATCGCGGGGCGTTACACGCTCCTCGAGCAGCCGGCCCTTGTCGACCTCTTCCCCGCGTGCGCGGAGCGCGGGGTGCGGATCGTGGATGCGGCGGTGTTCAACTCCGGCCTGCTGGCCACCGACGACCCCGGCGCCGACGCGCACTACGACTATGGCGCGGTGCCCGACGCGACACTGGCGCGCGCACGACTGCTGGCCGACTGCTGCCGCGAGTTCGGTGTCGAGCTGCCGGCGGCGGCGCTGCGATACCCGCTGCGCCATCCTCTGGTGGCGACCGTGGTGGTCGGGACCTCCCGTCCCGAGGCCGTCGTGGAGAACGCGCGACGCATGGCGGCCGACATCCCCGAGAGCCTCTGGGCCGAGCTCGAGGCGCGCGGGCTGATCCCGGCCTCCGAGCCTCAGGGGGAGCCGGCCTCCGGGTGA
- a CDS encoding enolase C-terminal domain-like protein, translating to MTIITAVDTFDIRFPTSITLDGSDAMNPDPDYSAAYLIVRTDSSDGLEGHGFVFTIGRGTEVQVAALDALRDYLVGEDLDDLLRDMGGISRRLIHDSQLRWLGPEKGIMHMAIGAALNALWDLRAKRAGEPLWLHLSRMSPEELVSLIDFRYLTDALTEDDALEILRRAEPGRAERIERLRAEGYPAYTTTPGWLGYSDEKLERLSREAVADGFGQIKLKVGGDPADDARRLAIARAAVGPDIRIAVDANQRWDVPVAIDRIRELAAFDLAWIEEPTSPDDILGHAAIARAIAPIRVATGEHVQNRIVFKQLLQAGGMGIMQIDAARVGGVAENIANLLLAAKFGVPVCPHAGGVGLCEAVQHLSMFDFVAVSGSMDERMIEYVDHLHEHFATPVHVAGGRYLAPTAPGAGTEMLRASIAEHTWRRSAAAS from the coding sequence ATGACGATCATCACCGCTGTCGACACGTTCGACATCCGATTCCCGACATCCATCACGCTGGACGGATCGGATGCCATGAACCCCGATCCGGATTACTCCGCCGCGTACCTCATCGTCCGCACCGACTCCTCGGACGGACTCGAGGGCCACGGGTTCGTGTTCACGATCGGCCGCGGGACCGAGGTCCAGGTCGCGGCGCTCGACGCCCTGCGCGACTACCTGGTCGGGGAGGATCTCGACGACCTCCTGCGTGACATGGGAGGCATCTCGCGTCGTCTCATCCACGACTCCCAGCTGCGATGGCTCGGCCCCGAGAAGGGCATCATGCACATGGCGATCGGAGCCGCCCTCAACGCGCTGTGGGACCTGCGCGCGAAGCGGGCCGGTGAACCGCTGTGGCTGCACCTGTCCCGGATGAGCCCCGAGGAGCTGGTCTCGCTCATCGATTTCCGGTACCTCACCGACGCCCTGACCGAGGACGATGCGCTGGAGATCCTGCGGCGGGCCGAGCCCGGTCGCGCCGAACGGATCGAGAGGCTGCGCGCCGAGGGCTACCCGGCGTACACGACGACGCCGGGGTGGCTGGGCTACTCCGACGAGAAGCTCGAGCGCCTCAGCCGGGAGGCCGTCGCCGATGGCTTCGGCCAGATCAAGCTCAAGGTCGGCGGCGACCCAGCGGACGACGCCCGCAGGCTCGCGATCGCGCGGGCAGCGGTCGGCCCCGACATCCGGATCGCGGTCGACGCCAACCAGCGCTGGGACGTGCCCGTCGCCATCGACCGGATCCGCGAGCTCGCCGCGTTCGACCTCGCCTGGATCGAGGAGCCGACGAGTCCGGACGACATCCTCGGACACGCCGCCATCGCACGCGCGATCGCCCCGATCCGCGTCGCGACCGGAGAGCACGTGCAGAACAGGATCGTGTTCAAGCAGCTGCTGCAGGCGGGCGGCATGGGGATCATGCAGATCGATGCGGCCCGCGTGGGCGGAGTCGCTGAGAACATCGCGAACCTGCTGCTGGCCGCGAAGTTCGGCGTCCCGGTGTGTCCGCACGCGGGCGGCGTCGGCCTGTGCGAGGCGGTGCAGCACCTGTCGATGTTCGACTTCGTCGCCGTGTCCGGAAGCATGGACGAGCGCATGATCGAGTACGTGGACCACCTGCACGAGCACTTCGCGACCCCGGTGCACGTCGCCGGCGGACGCTACCTGGCGCCCACGGCCCCCGGCGCCGGCACCGAGATGCTCAGAGCCTCGATCGCCGAGCACACGTGGCGGCGATCGGCGGCGGCATCGTGA
- a CDS encoding fumarylacetoacetate hydrolase family protein: MRFARLGPRGEEIPAVLHDDTWFDIRSITADIDGAFLAGGGVERVRAALAAASLPELPAPSRFGAPIARPSAVYCVGMNYAAHAAESGSAPPENLVMFMKAPNTVVGPDDDVEIPPGSLKTDWEVELGIVIAAQTSRLASPAEARDRIAGFVLANDLSERDWQLAVSGGQWSKGKSAPGFLPLGPWLVTPDELDADDVRLQSWVNGDPRQDSRTADLIFPIDTIVWELSRYLTLEPGDVVLTGTPEGVALSGRFPYLAAGDVVDLEIEGLGHQRQRYVAADVGEGNR, from the coding sequence ATGCGATTCGCGCGACTCGGTCCCCGCGGCGAGGAGATTCCTGCCGTCCTCCACGACGACACCTGGTTCGACATCCGCTCGATCACGGCCGACATCGACGGCGCGTTCCTCGCCGGCGGCGGGGTCGAACGGGTGCGTGCAGCGCTCGCCGCAGCATCCCTGCCCGAGCTTCCGGCCCCGAGTCGGTTCGGCGCTCCGATCGCGCGGCCGTCCGCCGTGTACTGCGTCGGGATGAACTACGCGGCGCACGCAGCCGAGTCCGGCTCGGCGCCTCCCGAGAACCTCGTCATGTTCATGAAGGCGCCCAACACCGTCGTCGGACCCGACGACGACGTCGAGATTCCGCCCGGCAGCCTCAAGACCGACTGGGAGGTCGAGCTCGGCATCGTAATCGCCGCGCAGACGTCCCGCCTGGCATCGCCCGCCGAAGCGCGCGACCGGATCGCGGGGTTCGTCCTCGCCAACGATCTCTCCGAGCGCGATTGGCAGCTTGCGGTGTCCGGGGGTCAATGGTCGAAGGGGAAGTCGGCGCCCGGCTTCCTGCCGCTCGGACCGTGGCTCGTCACGCCGGACGAACTGGATGCCGACGACGTCCGGCTGCAGTCGTGGGTCAACGGAGATCCGCGGCAGGACTCGCGCACAGCCGACCTCATCTTCCCGATCGACACCATCGTGTGGGAGCTGAGCCGCTATCTGACGCTCGAGCCGGGCGATGTCGTGCTCACCGGGACACCCGAGGGGGTCGCGCTGTCGGGCCGGTTCCCGTACCTCGCCGCCGGAGACGTCGTCGACCTCGAGATCGAGGGTCTCGGGCATCAGCGGCAGCGCTATGTGGCGGCGGACGTCGGAGAAGGGAACCGCTGA